The proteins below are encoded in one region of Triticum aestivum cultivar Chinese Spring chromosome 1B, IWGSC CS RefSeq v2.1, whole genome shotgun sequence:
- the LOC123115042 gene encoding uncharacterized protein, producing the protein MPPSHCSPSANVASSTRARRPMDPPLLFHGTTTNSSHPHREPLPPASPSPSRPELLPIAIPYCSSIRAAAHFLYQHRSCANLLLATPEPRIFSPWPMTGVACRLQPSASSSTMAPPSTSYSDERQQLDTPSLLQVDVCCLDGTLAGPLFPAMHQLVAATTKKTPNSRIPNYPSLPSQLLCQVHNITMHADKDANEVYA; encoded by the exons ATGCCGCCGTCTCACTGCTCGCCTTCGGCGAACGTAGCTAGCAGCACCCGAGCTAGGCGCCCTATGGATCCCCCTCTCCTCTTCCACGGGACCACAACCAACAGCTCCCATCCTCATCGCGAGCCCCTCCCCCCCGCATCGCCATCGCCATCACGACCGGAGCTGCTCCCCATCGCCATACCTTACTGCAGCAGCATAAGAGCTGCGGCCCACTTCCTCTACCAGCATCGGAGCTGCGCCAATCTTCTTCTCGCGACACCGGAGCCCCGCATTTTTTCTCCATGGCCGATGACTGGTGTTGCTTGCCGCCTCCAACCTTCcgccagcagcagcacaatggctcCACCCTCTACCTCCTACTCCGATGAACGGCAGCAGCTAGACACGCCATCCCTTCTCCAG GTTGATGTGTGCTGCTTAGATGGAACCTTGGCAGGGCCGTTGTTCCCAGCGATGCATCAACTG GTCGCAGCAACCACCAAGAAGACACCCAACTCCCGCATCCCGAACTACCCGAGCCTGCCGTCGCAGCTGCTGTGTCAAGTCCACAACATCACCATGCAT GCTGACAAGGACGCTAACGAGGTCTACGCATAG